TGAAAAACTCGGTGGCGTCATCAGCAAGGATGACTTTACACGCAAGGTGGAAGAGAAAGTAGAGCAGATGAGCGGACTCTGTGACATTAAGACTGCGGCTATGCTGGTTGCACACGACCTGGGTGTCAACGACACAGGTTCAGATCAACAGATACAGAAGATCTCAGGCATCACTACTAACAGCGGGAACGTAAAGCTTATAGCCAAAGTAATGACCGTTTACCCTGCAAAGGAATTCAACAGGAACGATGGTACGGTTGGCAGGGTTGCAAATCTTATTGTTGCAGATGAGACAGGCTCAATACATCTTACATTATGGGATGACAGGGCAGACCTTGTTAAAAATGGAGAGATCACGATAGGACAGACATTCCAGATAGCAGGATATGTCAAGGAAGGATATTCCGGTGTTGAGGTTAATGTCGGTAACAACGGGGTTTTCTGCGAGAGCGATGAAAAGATCGAAGCGCGCATCGAGTCCAAACAGATCAAGGATATCACAAACGGCATGGGCGATATCAACCTCCGTGCAAGGGTACTTGACATCTCTGACATCAGGACATTCAACAAAAGAGATGGTGGCACAGGTAAAGTTGCAAACCTTCTCATCGGCGATGAGACAGGAAAGATAAGAGTGACCCTCTGGGACGAACTTTCAGATTTCACACAGCAGGTAGAGGTCGATGATTCGGTAGAGATAATCAATGCCTATGCAAGAGAGAATAACTTTAACCAGCAGGTTGAGATGCAGGTTGGTAACCGTGGAACTATCAAGAAGATAGAAGATGAAGTAGAGTTCAGAGAAAGCTTCACTCCGATATCTGACATAATTCCAGGCGAATCATATTCTATCTCAGGACAGGTTTCAGGTCTTGGGGAAATAAGGGAATTCAACCGCGATGATGGAACAGTGAACATGGTGTCTAACATATACGTATCAGACGACACAGGAAGGATACGCATTGCACTCTGGGGCGACCATGCACTTCTTGTAGACGAGCTTGATATCGATACTAATGTTGAGATAATCGATGCATACTCAAAATCCGGTTTCAACGATGAGATTGAGCTCAGCGCAGGAAACCGAACCAGAATTAACATCCGTTGAAAACTCTACTAATATTATAGATTAGTTCCGATGGGCTGAAAGGCATATTCGGAACAATACTATTTTTTTAAAAACGAGTGCATTAGGCTCTTTTTTATATAAGGATTGTGCAATCTGTTTAGACCTCATAATCCACGAACATCTATATATACAATAAAAGTCCAATTTTATTTAGTGGACTATAGGTAATTGCTTCCTTTAATCCAGGATTCTGGGGTACGTCTTATGGTCTTGAATGTTCACGATGACATGGAAACCGATGTCTCCATAATGGAGATTGAAAATGAGATGTCGGTCAGGGAAATAATGTCGAAGGATACCTTTGACATTGATACCACTGCCAGTGTTCTTGATGTTGCAAGCAGAATGGCAGAAAATGGTACTGGCAGCATTATCGTTACAGAGAATGGTGACAGTATTGGTATCATTACCGAACATGACATTATGGTAAAGACCGTAGCCAGGAACGTACTACCCTCTGAGATGACAGCCGCAGAGATCATGTCATCCCCTATCATAGCAACAAAGCCAACTACAAATATAATAGAGGCTGCTGAAATGATGGTCAAGTCTGAGATCAGAAGGCTTGCTGTGATGGAAGGGGACAAAATAGTGGGAATGATAACGGACAGGGATATACTAGCCATAGCTCCGGGCCTGAACACTATTCTGGAAGGACTGATCGAACTGCACCATGAGAACAACATCCATAAGGAGCCGGAACTTGAACGTGGTATTTGCCAGCGTTGCGGAGCTCTGGTAGACAGCCTGACAGATGTCAACGGACTGATGCTGTGCGAAGACTGCAAAGAGGAAGAAGGTTACTATGACTAGTTCTGACTGGTCAACTGATAAGGACACTTCAAGTTGGTGAAACAAATGTCTGTCCCGATATATCCTAAAAGAAGAAATGTATCGATCTTCAAAGCAACACCTGTGTTTCGGCCGGGGAAAGCCATTAGCTCCTGGATTTTCGTGTTTGCTGGATTTACTGTTACTGCAGACAGGCATAGAATATTACCTGCATATTAAGAAGAGATTCGCTATACTGGCAGGTAGGAAAGTTAACCAAGAGGTTGGAATGTCTTTCGCAAAACATCTGCACATTATTAGTAAAATGTGACAGAAATCTTGCGATGTTATGGAGCACAGTGATTTAATTGGAAATTAAATATCAGGTCGCAGAACCAGGGGAAATAATCATTCTATCCTTGACAAAGGACAAAAAAACACAATACTCCAGAGCTACAGCCATGCCTTTTGAGATTATAAACAGTGTACATGAAGATGTTGCTGTATCAGTTGACGCTAATTGTTGATAAGGAGGTGGAGAAGAAAACCCGATATCAACGGGAATACCACTTAAAGTGGTAATAAAAAACAATGGACTTGTTCCTTTCGCAAGAGAGAGTCTAAGTCCATATTCAGGGCAGAGTTGAGATCAAAGAGCAAGTAAAAAGCCGGAAAGGCATCGCTCTTTGCAGAACAGACATTAGAAATATCCTGCAGGTCTGAACGTTTTGAAGTTCAGGCTTCCAAAAAGGAGGAACAACATGAATGTGAAAGACATTATGAGTTCACCGGTATATACCATAGCACCGGACGAAACCGTAGCACATGCAAGAAATCTTATGCTTAAGCACAAGATCAGCACCCTTGTGGTAGCTGAAAAGGAAGAGATGGTTGGTATTGTCACAAAGACAGACCTTGGAAAGAGGCTTGCACAGGCCGAACCAATGTGGAGAAGGAGGCCAATTGACAAGATACCGGTAAGCATGGTAATGCATGAGAACCCCATTTCGATCTATCCTGGAGCTACAGCCGCCCAGGCATGTGAACTCATGATAGAGAATGGAATAAACTCACTTGCTGTTGTGAACAGAGAAGTGCTTGGAATAGTTACAGGAACAGACATTATGAGATATTACTCCGAGCAGGATATTAAGACAAAGATTTCAGAAGTAATAACTGATGACATTGTGTTCGTTCACAGACACCACACAATAAACCATGTGATCCATGAAATGGAAGAGAACCAGACCAACTACGTCATTGTGAATGATGATGCTGATGAGGCAGTTGGAATGATCACAACAGCCAGTGTTGCATTCAACCTTATGTCTGATAATGAGGGAAACCTTCCTTCAAAGAACATCAAAATGACAAGGCGCTCAACACCTGCAGGAGTGAAGGAATATCGCTACGTAAAGGAAGTTCCTCTTGTTGCAGAAGATATCATGACGGAACTCCCGCATGTAATTGATATAAACAACAAGGCAACAAACGCAGCAAGGATAATGCTCTCAGAGCACACAATAGCCCTTCCGGTCTCTAATGGAGGCAACATTGTCGGACTCATTAGCAGGCGCGATATAATCAGGGCAGTACAGCAAGCATAAGCAGACCATAGGAACAAAACAAAGAAGAGGAATTGATATGGAAGTTAAGGAAATTATGGCAGAACCACTGGCCGTAGATAAGTCAGATACTATTTCCCATGCACTTGACATTATGGACAAGAAGGGAACAAGACGTCTTCTGGTAAAACACGATGGAAAGCTGCTTGGAGTACTCACGATGAGAAACCTTACAAAGGAGCTTGGAACACGCAAGAAGGGCAGCAAGCCTGCTTCTTCTCTGCATGTTGCAACGGCAATATCCGATAATTTCGTAAAGGTACTCCCGGACACAAAGGTCACCGATGTGATAACTCTCCTTGTCAAGAACGGAGGAGTGGCTGTTGTTGTCGAGAATGACCAGATAGTCGGATGGGTGACTCCTAACGAGATACTTAAGAACAATAATTTCACCGGATTTGCCGGAGAGATCATGCAGAAGAGTCCAATTGTTGCAGGACCTGCTGACCGTGTCAGCCATGTAAGGAGGATAATGCTGGACAACAATATAGGAAGAGTTCCCATTATAGAAGGAGATAAACTTGTTGGAATGGTCACTGAAAAGGATGTTGCAAAGGCAATGCGCTCTTTCCGTGACCTTGTGGAAGGAAGTAAGCAGGAGTCCCGTATAAAGAATCTAATTGTTGAGGACATCATGAAGATGGGAGTAAAGACCGTTTACACCAACACGACCACAAGCGACGCAGCCAGGCTGATGCTTGAAGAGAACCTTGGAGGACTTCCGGTCATGAACCTGGAAGGACACATGGTGGGACTTATCACCAGGAGGAGTATCATCCGGGGAATGGCTGAATAAAGTCCCGGGTGAATGGAGATGAAAAACTCCGGAATCTTAGAACTGAATATTGAAAAGGTGGCAGAGTTCCTTGAACTCCCACCTTCTAAGATCTCAGAACTTATTGAAAAAGGGAACCTGAAACAGAACTGGGATGAATACTACGATATATACAGGTTCGAAAGACACGCACCTCAGCTTGAGGACGGGACAGTGCTCATTGACCACCATGGAACCTTTGAACTGGTGCGTGGTTTTCCAAAAATCAAAAGGGCTATGCTCCTTAAGCCTGCCCTTCTGAACAATTTCAGAGATATTCCTTCAGTTGCTGTTGAAGAGAAAATGAACGGATATAATGTCCGTGTTGTTGAGTTCAGAGGAAAGCTCATTGCTTTTACACGCAGCGGTCATGTTTGTCCGTATACCACTGAACGCGTTCAGAATTTTCTGGAGCCGGATTTTTTCAGGGAACATCCTGACCTTGTTATCTATGGAGAAATGGCCGGACCTGAAAATCCATATGTTCAGAAGGACGCCTATGGCATAGAATCACTGGATTTCTTTGTTTTTGACATCCGTTACAAGAACACAGGCGAAGCCCTGCCGGTGCATCACCGAAGAGAACTTGCAGAAGAATATGGATTCAATCAGGTCAGGCTCTTTGGAGATTTCAGTATCAATAGCGCCTCTTTAAAGATAACGGAAATCATAAAGGAACTTGGAAAAAAAGGACGCGAAGGGGTTGTTATCAAAGATCCTGTAATGGTATTGCAACCAATAAAATACACATGTTCGCAAAGTAATTGTTCTGATCTAAGGCAGGCATTTAAATTCTACAATGAAGCCGGAAGAGATTATCTCTACTCAAGGGTCATTCGTGAAGGTTTCCAGTCGCATGAATGGAATGAAAGTGAAGAAGATTTCAGGGAAAGATGCCTGAGACTTGGAGAAAGCATACTGCGCCCCATGAAAAGTACCATTGAACAGGTAGAGAGCGGGGAAAGGATCTCTGATGATTTCCGCATTCGTGTGAAAGACCGTGAGGCTATTTTCAAATTCAGGGATTACCTTGACAGGTTCGGACTCTACATAGCACTTGGTGAAATTGAGAGGGTCGGGGATGAATATGTGGTTGAGGTCAGAAAAGTGAATAAAAGCACAAATGATAAGACAGTTGCAATGCTAGAAGGTCAATTGTGGTCATGAAAAAGACATATATCTGAATAGACTAATTCGTAAACCACAACAAAGGTGCCTATATGACAAAGATTGCTATCATCGGAAGTGAGAAAAGCGGTAAGACCACTCTTGCCGGTAAACTTGGAAAGAAGGGTAACGTCACTGACGTAACAATGTACGATTATGCCAAGAACGACAGCATACTCACAACCATTGATGCCACCGGTTATCCGGTATCTGTTAAACCTCTTATTACAGCACTAAATCTTTCAGACATTGCACTTTTATGCATTCCTCCACAGGGACTTGACCCACAGGCAGCGGAATGTATCATCGCTCTTGACCTTATGCAATACAAACATGGTATTGTAGTTCTCACAAAAGCGGATTCAACTTATCCATTTGCTGTTGATGAACTGAAAGCCAAGCTTCAGAAAATAACAACGGGAACCGCACTTGAGAACTGGGATTACATGTCAATTTCCACAACTTCTTCCTTTGAAGGAATGGAAGAACTCAAAGAACTCATTTTTGAAATGGGCGCTAAAGTTGACGAAGAACTAAGAGAACTTGACGGACTTAGCCCAAGAATTATGATAGACCAGTCTTTCAACGTTACAGGTATCGGTTGTGTAGTCCTTGGAGTTGTTGAACAGGGAACCATCAACATGAAGGATAAAATGCTCGCATATCCTACAAAGAAAGAGCTTGAGATAAGGTCAATACAGATGCATGATGTTGACGTAAAATCTGCTCCTGCTGGTGCCAGGGTCGGACTTGCACTTAAGGGAATACAGTCCAAGGATATTGACAGGGGATTTGTTGTCTCAAAGGAGGAGACAGTTACTACAAACTTCGTGCTAAGTTGCAGAGTTTCACCTCTTGCAAAGTCATTTAATGTAAATGATATGTTGCATCTTTACGTAGGACTCCAGTCATCACCTGTCAGGGTTGTAGAGATCAACGAAGCTGGAAACACAGTTGAAACTGCAAAACCTGGAAAAGAATATACATTAAAACTTGAAGGAACAAAGGAAATATCCTTCATCAAGACTGATAGGTTCATTCTTTCTAACCTGGATGAAAAACAGAGGTTCATTGCCTACGGGCATGAACAATAAATTTTAAAAAGTGTGCTTATTTTTTCTTTGGTGTAAGATGTTTTGCACCTTCCAGGAATGATGGTCTTTCCACAACTTTGGCTCTCTCGATATTATCGGGAAGATCTACAAGTCTTGGCTGGCGTGTCATGTCTGAAGAACCGGTAAACGTGTAATCGGCATTATTATAGCCGGACTTGATATTGGAAACAGTATACTCGGTCTTGGTTCTTTCAATTGTGATATTTGCAGGTGCTTCCGGCTCTACTTTGCTGCTGGCCACTCTGGAAAGTCCGGATTTTGTATCACGCTCTTTTGCCCTGGAACCCTCTTCTTTTCCATTATTGTAATGGTCTTTTACAAAATCCCGAAGACCATACTGATCAGCATAGCTATATATCTGTGTCAGCTTGTCACGGACCCATCCAATCTCTGAGTGACGATGGTAACCTACTTCAAAACCAAGCCTTCGAGAAGCATCCGCTAGCTGGGCTTTTTCGTAATGAGGAAGTTCTTTCTTCTTATCATCCTGTTTTTTGAATATCCTTACCATATCAGACAACCATCATTCTAGATAGCCTTCTACTTTCAGTCCTTTTTCTGAGAAAGAAACGCTTCTCATATTACAGTCATGTTTTGTTCCACGCATCTTGATGACCTGTACAGCACGAGTCATAGTCCTGTCATAAAGGAAATTATGCATGAAGATCACACCATGCGCAGCGAACTGCTCGATAGAATAAGCGGTAGGGTCGGTCATTTCTGAGAGGATCAATGTCGTGCATCCAAGTTTCTTGAGATTGCGCATGAATCTGCTCATTTCTTTTTCCTGAAGCGACAGATCCTTTGTTGTGAAACGGATGGCTGATACTGAATCAATTACGAGCCTTTTCACATTATATTCAGAGACATATGCAGCTATTTCTTTAAAGACCATTGAAGGAGAAGGAGCCTCTGTCTCAATTGAAGTAGTTCCTACATTATAATCTGTGGTTATGAACTCATTAACTTCATCCATATACCCATATTCCATGCGAGGACCAAGATCTGCAAATAACAGCTTTTGCATCTTGATCAAACCGGGTACATTCATGTCGTAATTTGACATGTCATTGATAATGTTCTGCGGGCATTCCAGCAGGGTTACATAGAGCCCGACTTCTCCTGCACTTGCACCGTTGGCAAGGAATTGAACTCCAAAAGTTGTTTTACCACTTCCTGGAGGGCCACTTAACACGTAAACCCTCTCTGTGAGCAAACCGCCCTGTACAAGGTCATCAAAACCCTCTATTCCTGTAGGTATTCGCATTGATATACTTCCCAAACATAATGAATAGTAATATACTAGTGTAGTAATATAGTAATACAATTATATAATGCATAAGGTATTTCAATGCATCGATAATTCAAAAACTGGTAAAAGTGCTTTACATGACAAATAATGAAGGACAAAATATTAACGAGTTCAGCATCGGTGCAAAGGATATCGTTTGGACATGCAAGGTTTTCCTGTTGTCTGCGTTTTCTGCATTTATCCTTGCTATGATAGCTTACATCCTGGCATTCGCTCTTGCAGAACCGGAACCTGTAAGTGAAGTTATCATGAGCACTGCTTCTGCCGCAACATCTAAAGTTGCTGTGACTTCAAATTACATAAACCCCATGTGGGCGATATTTTTCTTTAACAGTCTTGCAGCCTGCTGTGCAGTTATCGGTACAGGGCTTTTCATGATGGTTCACAGGTTGCTGATAGGTGACATTGCCATGAGGCCAAAGAGCAAGCATTATGCCGGTCTTTCTATTATGATGGAAAAGACCATGATGCCTTTTTACAGAGCACTTATCAGGATAGCAGCAGTATTTGACCCGGACATGTCACAAATTAAAAATGAGAATGATGACAGGGCAGGAACCATCTGGCAGTATTGCGGATATGGAAAATATGAGTACCGCATGTTCTCATATATTCTCCCGTATACAGTTCCCCTTTTGATACTCATAGTAAATGGCATGCTAATGGGAATTCTCCTTGCATTCTTCACTTTCAACGGAGCAGTAACCGGCTTTGAACTGTTTGGCGATAAAGGAATTGTTCTCGGACTTTTATATAATGTTGTCTACTTCTTTATTTCAATAATACCGCATGGAATAATAGAAATACCCGCAATTCTTGTGGCAGCCGCAGTCGGATATCATTTTGCGTACATCCAGGCACATGATGTTATCAAATGCGATTTTTTTACCGGTGATGGGACAGAGAGTCTTCTGAAGGATACAGGGTACATTTTTGAGACCACTAAGGAGTACCTGCTCTCGTCATATACATGGAAAATGATGGTACTCATCGTCCTGACACTTCTTCTTGCTGCGTACATCGAGACCTATGTCACGCTTGGAATTGTGGATAAGGTTATGATGGCAATTGATGGGAATCTTGAACCGTTCCTTGTCTGAGTGAAAAAACAAAATAAGAATAAAACAGGAATGTCATTCAGAGGATTTCCTGAAATCAGCCATACCCTTTGAAACATTGCTTAATAACTGAGCAGCTATCTCTTGGGAAGGCCATGCTCCAAGACCACAATCCGGGCCTGCATACTTTATAGATTCTCCGAACATGGAATATGCCTTTGAGAGTCTCTTTGAGATTATCTGCGGGGTTTCCATTTCGTCTATGATCTCCGGGAAATATTTGGTTTCTTTCCAGACGTTTGTGTTGTACTTATCGTTAAGCACTGAAACAAGGTTAAAGACATCCGTCCTTGCAATTCCAACCCTGAGATATGAATCTGTGTCTTCAAGCACTTTTTTGTCTATAAGATCAAGATAAGATGGGGTTGCTGCTGATTCAACACCAATCACACTGATGTTCTGGGTCTGGCAGGCAAGTTTGTAATGCAGTGGTGAATGCAGGTGAATTTCCACGTCACAGCCGGCTTTTTTGGCAGAGCTGCATGCAATGTCCATGGCTTTTGTGAGATCATTGTCAGAGAACATTACCTGTGGATTTATGCCTATACTTGGCTCGTCAATTGAAACGGTCTTGATATTGAAATCTTTGGCAACAGAAAGTGAGTTCTTTACAAAGCGGTCTACGCTTTCTCCAAGGAGGTTCAATATGTCCACATATTCAGTGCCGCCAAACTCCTTAAGATAGAGTTCCAGAGGACCTGTCACGCAAACACGGACATTGAGCTTTTCCCCGTTCACTTCCCTGTAAGTTTTTGCAACTTTTGAGATGGCTTCGAGTTCCATTATACGAGCATCTGAGACCTTGACCTTGAAAGGTTCCTCTGTGCATTTAGGATCCCTGATGATAGAAAGGAACTGCTCGTTCATGTCCTGATACTGCGGATATGTCGGTACATCAACACCGGCATCCACTTTCATCATGAAAGCATCGTTTATGACCTTGAACAGGTCTGCATCACTTTTCTTCCCTGAGAACTTTCCGGCCATCCACTCTTTGGATGTGCCTGAAGGAAGAGGAAAACTGCCAATGTCATCAAAGATAATCTCTGCCATGCCAATCTTATTAGCCAGTATTTGACTTATAAGTTTTGAGTGTAGTTTGCAAAAACAAAACTCGGGAGCTTTACAGAAAAATGAGGAAAATGAGGAAATAAAAGACGATAAAAAAAGAGATTTGAACTGACAATAAGTCAGTTATTTTCTAAGAGTTGCTGATATCTTTGATACGTAATAATTGATGCACATCTGGGAGTAATCCAGTGATTTCGGGGACATGTGAGAGATAATCTCATCTGCGTCTCTTTTTGGAGCCTGGCTGCTGGTTGGCATTCCATACTTTTCACGGTGGCTGGAAACCTTTTGCAACATCAGGTTCTGGAAATCAATAACATCGATCTTTTCTTCTGAGCTGAGCTCTTCAAAACCATTCTTCAGGGAAGTGAGCTGTGCTCTGTTCTCTTCGGTCATTTCAATATCTAGTATAGGATTTTTCATTTCCATGGGTACCACGGAAGAATATATTAGACTAACATTAGATATAGTTTTGGTAATTATATTTATTTAATATATATGAAGAAAATATTTACGACGGATAAGAATATGTGATTTTCAATCACTATCCTGGAAAATAATGAGACATATTAGAATTTTAGAGAGGAAATAAACCATACATAAAAAAATAGTTGCTTCGGATAAAATACCGAAGCTTTAAGTTTTAAGAACTTTTTCAGCCTTAATTATCAGAAGGCAATGTCAGCAATAATCCAACGTTTGCAAATGCTTCTGCAACCTGTTTGAAAGCGATAAGGAACTCCTTTTCACTCAGGTCAAGATCTGCTGCGAGTGGTTCTGCTGCAAACCATATCTCCTTTTCACTGTCTCCACGGGTAAGTGAAACACAGGCAAGCATATCGGCCTTGGTGAGCCTGTAAACTGAATCCTTACCTGTTGGAGTTACCCAGGATGGGTGAATGTTTTTGAGTTCATTTACAAACCTGTCCCAGTTGATCGTTGCAGATGCCTCAAGGTTGAGTTTGACTATTGCACGGTCTCCGGTAACTTCCTTTTCAATTACCTTGACAAGCTTCTTGTACTCAGGATCGGACTCATCAACGATCATAGCTTCCTTCTCAAGCTTCTCTGCTTCATCAGCGAAGAACGGAGCAAGATTCACTGTGTCTGATGGTTTTGTTGCAAGTGAGACACCAAAGAAAGCAACTCCACTGAGCGCCATTCCTACTATAACACCGTGGTTTGAAAGTACAGGATGAATTGTATCAAGGTAAGCTGTTGCAAATGGAGCAGTGTTTGCAAGGTCAACTGCTGTCAGTCCTATCTGTACAACTGCACCAACAATAAGTCCTGCAAGAGCACCCTGCTTGGTTGCACGCTTCCAGTACAAACCTCCCATGAGAGGGAAGAAGTAGGCTGCACTTGCAATGAAGGTTGCAATGTGAATTACGTCAATGATACTGTCAATGTAGAATGAAAGAACAGTTGCAAGTGCTACAATAATAAGAACACTGATCCTGTTTATTGTCATCATCTGCTTCATTGTTGCATCAGGTTTTATGTATCTCTGGTAAATGTCACGTGAAAGACATGAACCGCCTGAGGTTGCAAATGTATCTGCAGAGGACATTGCAGCTGCTGCAAGACCCACTGCACAAAGGCCGATTGCTACCGGTGAAAGTGTGCTTACAATGTAAACAAGAAGAGCAGGTTCTGCTGCTGCCATTGCGCCCATTCCGATCTCTGCGAATGAAGCAGGGATCTCAGGATAAATATGGTTAAGACTGATGGCGATAGCCGTACATGCGACACCAAATATCATGAAGATAAGGAATGAACCAAGGATCATACCGTTCCTTGCAGACTTCTCATCCTTTGCTGCCCAAATTCTCTGCCATGGGTCCTGTTCTGTGATCCATCCAGGGATGATAGCAAATATCGCGATAAGGACTGCCGGAACACCAACTATGAACGGATTCCACCAGCCAGCAGGAACATCACCGAAAAGGTCTGAAGTTGACATTGGAGACACATCGGCTGAACCGGATGTTGCTGCGCCCACAAGTACAAAGGCAATGATAAGTGAGAATGTAGCAAGCATCACAAACTGCACCACATCGGTCCAGATAACTGCTGAGAAACCTCCAAGTGTTACGTAAACTGAGATGGCAAGAGCCACAATTGCTGCTGCATAGATAGGTTCCAGACCGAAGAAGATGCTGAGAACCAATGAGAATCCCTTTATGTCGGCAACTGCAAAGAGAGCCATGACAATAGCAATGATTATTGCTACAGGAGCGCGGATAGAACTGCTGAACCTTTGCTCAAGAAGTTCTGGTTGTGTGATTGCAGGCAGATGTTTTATTTTACCTACCAGCAGGGCGATCAATAAAAGTGCGAGAATGTTTGGTGCAACAAAACTCCAGATGGAACCCATTCCAAGCACCATGTAAAGACCGATAACGGCCAGTATTCCACCGGCGGTCATCCATGAAGATGCTGCTGAGAAACCAATACCTAATGCACTGATCTTACGTCCTGCAAGCCAGAAATCAGTTACAGACTTCTGTTTTTTTGTGAAATATAATCCTATACCTATCAGTCCAAGCAAGTAGACTGCCATTAATATAAGGAATATCTGATAACTTTCCATAATAACTACCTCTTATAATGATTAACAGACCCCGACAGAAACTATCGAAGGCCTTTATATATGTGCTATAACTCTTATTATGGTAACTATATAAGGGTTTTCAAAAAATCCAGTTTAGGTTTAATCAATTTTATTTACCTTTTTCAATTTAACAGAACCTATTGATAGCTATTTTAACAGAGCTCGGTGTTAAATACAAAATTAAGTTGACTTAAGAAAATGAAAACTCCCAACATAGAACACTATAATTCAGTGCACAATTCAACATTCAATTCAATACTCAATCCAAAATAATATTATCATTCAGATACTATTTCCTAACATGACCCTTGAGCCGGTTCACATAAAAGAGATACATGAAATCGTCGACCGCATCGATAAATGCTTCAAAAAAGATGAGAACGGCAGTGATGATAATGAAAAAGTGAGAAACATACTTGAAAGGCTCAGGAAACTTGAATACAATGATAAGGTCGTTTTAAGGTCTATTGGGCCTGTCAGACGTGGAAAAGCAAGTATTGAGAGAATGCTGCAATCTGAAGACCCGTTTCCAGTCTCATATTCCTGTGACAGCGGAAGCACCACTGCTAAGACATTTGACAATGGCCTGTATATCGATTTCTGCCACTGTGCCATGGCTCGTACACCTACTGACCTTGATATCCATAGCAAAAGGACTATTGTTGCAGCAGCTTACACTTTGAGTGATAAGGTTTATCTTAACACCAG
The sequence above is a segment of the uncultured Methanolobus sp. genome. Coding sequences within it:
- a CDS encoding OB-fold nucleic acid binding domain-containing protein, whose protein sequence is MDEINDIYEKLGGVISKDDFTRKVEEKVEQMSGLCDIKTAAMLVAHDLGVNDTGSDQQIQKISGITTNSGNVKLIAKVMTVYPAKEFNRNDGTVGRVANLIVADETGSIHLTLWDDRADLVKNGEITIGQTFQIAGYVKEGYSGVEVNVGNNGVFCESDEKIEARIESKQIKDITNGMGDINLRARVLDISDIRTFNKRDGGTGKVANLLIGDETGKIRVTLWDELSDFTQQVEVDDSVEIINAYARENNFNQQVEMQVGNRGTIKKIEDEVEFRESFTPISDIIPGESYSISGQVSGLGEIREFNRDDGTVNMVSNIYVSDDTGRIRIALWGDHALLVDELDIDTNVEIIDAYSKSGFNDEIELSAGNRTRINIR
- a CDS encoding CBS domain-containing protein, which translates into the protein MVLNVHDDMETDVSIMEIENEMSVREIMSKDTFDIDTTASVLDVASRMAENGTGSIIVTENGDSIGIITEHDIMVKTVARNVLPSEMTAAEIMSSPIIATKPTTNIIEAAEMMVKSEIRRLAVMEGDKIVGMITDRDILAIAPGLNTILEGLIELHHENNIHKEPELERGICQRCGALVDSLTDVNGLMLCEDCKEEEGYYD
- a CDS encoding CBS domain-containing protein; the encoded protein is MNVKDIMSSPVYTIAPDETVAHARNLMLKHKISTLVVAEKEEMVGIVTKTDLGKRLAQAEPMWRRRPIDKIPVSMVMHENPISIYPGATAAQACELMIENGINSLAVVNREVLGIVTGTDIMRYYSEQDIKTKISEVITDDIVFVHRHHTINHVIHEMEENQTNYVIVNDDADEAVGMITTASVAFNLMSDNEGNLPSKNIKMTRRSTPAGVKEYRYVKEVPLVAEDIMTELPHVIDINNKATNAARIMLSEHTIALPVSNGGNIVGLISRRDIIRAVQQA
- a CDS encoding CBS domain-containing protein; this translates as MEVKEIMAEPLAVDKSDTISHALDIMDKKGTRRLLVKHDGKLLGVLTMRNLTKELGTRKKGSKPASSLHVATAISDNFVKVLPDTKVTDVITLLVKNGGVAVVVENDQIVGWVTPNEILKNNNFTGFAGEIMQKSPIVAGPADRVSHVRRIMLDNNIGRVPIIEGDKLVGMVTEKDVAKAMRSFRDLVEGSKQESRIKNLIVEDIMKMGVKTVYTNTTTSDAARLMLEENLGGLPVMNLEGHMVGLITRRSIIRGMAE
- a CDS encoding RNA ligase, with product MKNSGILELNIEKVAEFLELPPSKISELIEKGNLKQNWDEYYDIYRFERHAPQLEDGTVLIDHHGTFELVRGFPKIKRAMLLKPALLNNFRDIPSVAVEEKMNGYNVRVVEFRGKLIAFTRSGHVCPYTTERVQNFLEPDFFREHPDLVIYGEMAGPENPYVQKDAYGIESLDFFVFDIRYKNTGEALPVHHRRELAEEYGFNQVRLFGDFSINSASLKITEIIKELGKKGREGVVIKDPVMVLQPIKYTCSQSNCSDLRQAFKFYNEAGRDYLYSRVIREGFQSHEWNESEEDFRERCLRLGESILRPMKSTIEQVESGERISDDFRIRVKDREAIFKFRDYLDRFGLYIALGEIERVGDEYVVEVRKVNKSTNDKTVAMLEGQLWS
- a CDS encoding EF-Tu/IF-2/RF-3 family GTPase, with amino-acid sequence MTKIAIIGSEKSGKTTLAGKLGKKGNVTDVTMYDYAKNDSILTTIDATGYPVSVKPLITALNLSDIALLCIPPQGLDPQAAECIIALDLMQYKHGIVVLTKADSTYPFAVDELKAKLQKITTGTALENWDYMSISTTSSFEGMEELKELIFEMGAKVDEELRELDGLSPRIMIDQSFNVTGIGCVVLGVVEQGTINMKDKMLAYPTKKELEIRSIQMHDVDVKSAPAGARVGLALKGIQSKDIDRGFVVSKEETVTTNFVLSCRVSPLAKSFNVNDMLHLYVGLQSSPVRVVEINEAGNTVETAKPGKEYTLKLEGTKEISFIKTDRFILSNLDEKQRFIAYGHEQ
- a CDS encoding ATPase domain-containing protein; the encoded protein is MRIPTGIEGFDDLVQGGLLTERVYVLSGPPGSGKTTFGVQFLANGASAGEVGLYVTLLECPQNIINDMSNYDMNVPGLIKMQKLLFADLGPRMEYGYMDEVNEFITTDYNVGTTSIETEAPSPSMVFKEIAAYVSEYNVKRLVIDSVSAIRFTTKDLSLQEKEMSRFMRNLKKLGCTTLILSEMTDPTAYSIEQFAAHGVIFMHNFLYDRTMTRAVQVIKMRGTKHDCNMRSVSFSEKGLKVEGYLE